One genomic region from Methanonatronarchaeum thermophilum encodes:
- a CDS encoding HD domain-containing protein — protein MSKIIKDPVHGYISVEDFVLDLIDTSVVQRLRRVKQLGFSYLVYPGANHTRFEHSLGAYHLACSMCGSLGISSREVRAAALLHDIGHGPFSHISEEVLVGWFDTSHEDFAEEVVFGSEISGVLDSFGVDAEKVVSLIGGEGVYGQVIASELDVDRMDYLVRDAHYTGVAYGTIDYERLINEMSFVDGDLIVQEGGLQAAESLLVSRFLMQPTVYFHHASRIAEKMVMSAVEVALENGFLDGDEFRRMFDFEVLLKLREVGGFPGEMVRRVLDRDLYKRAVEVDRFYIGGGCVDRLEKDVGFRREMEDVIARDAGVENVIIDVPPTVGMEELKTKVLDGGVVKSLEEVSRIVDILDDAQSDQWKFRVYSPGGSIDVVNEVAKEHLDFKFD, from the coding sequence ATGAGTAAGATTATTAAGGATCCTGTTCATGGGTATATATCTGTTGAGGATTTTGTTTTGGATTTGATTGATACTTCTGTTGTTCAGAGGTTGAGGCGGGTTAAGCAGCTTGGTTTTTCTTATTTGGTGTATCCTGGTGCTAATCATACTCGTTTTGAGCATTCTTTAGGTGCGTATCATCTTGCTTGTAGTATGTGTGGGAGTTTGGGTATTTCTAGTAGGGAGGTTAGAGCTGCTGCTTTGTTGCATGATATTGGTCATGGGCCTTTTTCTCATATTAGTGAGGAGGTGTTGGTTGGTTGGTTTGATACGAGCCATGAGGATTTTGCTGAGGAGGTTGTTTTTGGTTCGGAGATTTCTGGTGTTTTGGATAGTTTTGGTGTTGATGCGGAGAAGGTGGTGTCGTTGATTGGTGGTGAGGGTGTTTATGGTCAGGTTATTGCTAGTGAGCTTGATGTTGATAGGATGGATTATTTGGTGAGGGATGCGCATTATACTGGAGTTGCTTATGGTACTATTGATTATGAAAGGCTTATCAATGAGATGAGTTTTGTTGATGGTGATTTGATTGTTCAGGAAGGGGGTTTGCAGGCAGCTGAGTCTTTGCTTGTTTCTAGGTTTTTGATGCAGCCGACTGTTTATTTTCATCATGCGTCTCGTATTGCTGAGAAGATGGTTATGTCTGCGGTTGAGGTTGCTTTGGAAAATGGTTTTTTGGATGGTGATGAGTTTAGGCGTATGTTTGATTTTGAGGTTTTGTTGAAGCTTCGTGAGGTTGGTGGTTTTCCTGGTGAGATGGTTAGGCGTGTTTTGGATAGGGATTTGTATAAGAGGGCTGTTGAGGTTGATCGTTTTTATATTGGTGGTGGTTGTGTTGATAGGCTTGAGAAAGATGTTGGGTTTAGGAGGGAGATGGAGGATGTTATTGCTAGGGATGCCGGTGTTGAAAACGTGATTATTGATGTTCCTCCTACTGTTGGTATGGAGGAGTTGAAGACTAAGGTTTTGGATGGTGGTGTTGTTAAGAGTCTTGAGGAGGTTTCTCGTATAGTTGATATACTTGATGATGCGCAGTCGGATCAATGGAAGTTTAGGGTTTATTCACCTGGTGGTTCGATTGATGTAGTTAATGAGGTGGCTAAAGAGCATCTTGATTTTAAATTTGATTAG
- a CDS encoding secondary thiamine-phosphate synthase enzyme YjbQ, whose product MVYRVKVSTEKRLEFVDITDRVNEVVSDFDDGVVVVFSGHTTTGLTVNENETGLVEDMESMLSSLVDSDGWLHDRIDNNADSHLRGLLLDSSLSIPFEDGELLIGTWQSIFLVELDGPRTREVLIQIT is encoded by the coding sequence TTGGTTTATAGGGTTAAGGTTTCAACGGAAAAAAGATTGGAGTTTGTTGACATTACTGATCGTGTTAATGAGGTTGTAAGTGATTTTGATGATGGTGTCGTAGTTGTTTTTTCTGGCCACACAACAACCGGTTTAACTGTCAATGAGAATGAAACTGGGTTGGTTGAAGATATGGAGTCTATGTTGTCTTCATTGGTGGATTCAGATGGATGGCTTCACGATCGTATTGACAATAATGCTGATTCTCATCTAAGAGGTTTGTTACTGGATTCTAGTCTGTCTATTCCTTTTGAAGATGGAGAGTTGTTGATTGGAACTTGGCAATCTATATTTTTAGTAGAACTTGACGGACCTAGAACAAGAGAAGTATTAATACAAATTACTTAA
- the cofE gene encoding coenzyme F420-0:L-glutamate ligase: MKLEIKPIKLPLIKKGDKLPLIIHKHIEKHKKTDILVVSQTIISKAEGRTKNLETIEPTKEAKKIAEKTNKKPEICQLILNESEIIALGENYIITNKNGLICANAQIDQSNAGPNKAILPPKNPEKTAKKIHKKTKTPTIITDSIGRPFRKGAVGTAIAYSGIKPISNYTNKKDLYNQKMKTTTQCVADELASAANIVMGESNQQTPIAIIKGFKHHGKPTNRKINRKPTNMIFTPKTPYKNKNQK; this comes from the coding sequence ATGAAACTCGAGATAAAACCAATCAAACTTCCATTAATAAAAAAAGGCGATAAACTACCCTTAATAATACATAAACACATAGAGAAACATAAAAAAACAGATATACTAGTCGTGAGCCAAACAATAATATCAAAAGCTGAAGGCCGAACGAAAAATCTAGAAACAATAGAACCAACAAAAGAAGCCAAAAAAATAGCAGAAAAAACAAACAAAAAACCTGAGATATGTCAACTGATACTCAATGAAAGTGAGATAATAGCATTAGGTGAAAACTACATAATCACAAACAAAAACGGGTTAATCTGTGCAAACGCCCAAATTGACCAATCAAACGCAGGACCTAACAAAGCAATACTACCTCCAAAAAACCCAGAAAAAACAGCAAAAAAAATACACAAGAAAACAAAAACACCAACGATAATCACAGATAGCATAGGAAGACCATTTAGAAAAGGAGCCGTAGGAACCGCAATCGCCTACTCAGGAATAAAACCTATATCAAACTACACAAACAAAAAAGACCTATACAACCAAAAAATGAAAACAACAACACAATGCGTCGCAGACGAATTAGCAAGCGCAGCAAACATTGTAATGGGAGAATCTAACCAACAAACACCAATAGCAATAATAAAAGGATTTAAACATCACGGAAAACCAACAAACAGAAAAATAAACCGAAAACCAACAAACATGATATTCACACCAAAAACACCATACAAAAACAAAAACCAAAAATAA
- a CDS encoding RAD55 family ATPase: MSGFDTGIDGIKTLIPLSSSVVFQGPPMSGKSIFAKNFFYKGLENQESSILITSNESAKKTIDWFSKNKMSLEKHSDRYGIIDCISLSQELDKASSDKNVSYASNPADLTDIGIKTSEYIRDLYKKGKEEKIRICIDSVSIMMMYSDTKNIFRFLHTFSGRIKSIDGTLLILLEEGSHEEKTLNIIKQIMDIQIKSKIQDEQKQLRINGNGIETNWKNYEIKQTKLKIQK, from the coding sequence ATGAGTGGTTTCGATACTGGTATAGATGGAATTAAAACGTTAATCCCTTTAAGCTCTAGTGTAGTTTTTCAAGGCCCTCCTATGTCAGGAAAAAGCATTTTTGCAAAAAATTTTTTCTATAAAGGTCTTGAAAACCAAGAATCATCAATATTAATCACCTCAAATGAAAGCGCTAAAAAAACCATAGACTGGTTCTCTAAAAACAAAATGTCCTTAGAAAAACATAGTGATCGATATGGAATCATAGACTGTATCTCCTTGAGCCAAGAACTTGACAAAGCAAGCTCTGACAAAAATGTTTCATACGCATCCAACCCCGCAGACCTAACAGACATAGGAATAAAAACATCTGAATATATACGAGACCTATACAAAAAAGGGAAAGAAGAAAAAATACGCATATGCATAGACTCCGTTTCAATAATGATGATGTACTCAGACACAAAAAACATATTCAGATTCCTACATACATTCTCAGGCCGAATAAAATCAATAGACGGAACACTACTAATACTACTTGAAGAAGGAAGCCACGAAGAAAAAACACTAAACATAATCAAACAAATCATGGACATACAAATAAAATCAAAAATACAAGACGAACAAAAACAACTTAGAATAAACGGAAACGGAATAGAAACAAACTGGAAAAACTACGAAATAAAACAAACAAAACTCAAAATACAAAAATAA
- a CDS encoding histone deacetylase family protein, which produces MDRRNGGKNQRKTQKRPQNKLNNKAIQLTLNIAYHKDFLNHKTGKHHPENPERLKTILKTLQKNNIWSEVNKINPPKIDLKTLENVHTKNHIKNIQKTTKNGGGQLDPDTTITPDSYQTALRACGALKKLVENAVTQKNDGIALNRPPGHHALPNKSMGFCIFNNIAVAAKHATKKLDKILIFDWDVHHGNGTQKIFYQNKNPLYISIHQTPLFPNTGKTKETGQGKGKGYNINIPLPKGMTDTDYNYIMEKTIIPKIKQYKPKLILISAGYDAHKNDPLANMNLTSNAYYQMTKKLKTTQTPIVLTLEGGYQKTALANSTHQTINALLDKKPIKKPNKNNQKISKTTKEKTKQINKIYKI; this is translated from the coding sequence ATTGATCGAAGAAATGGCGGAAAAAATCAAAGAAAAACACAAAAACGACCCCAAAATAAACTAAACAACAAGGCGATCCAACTGACCCTCAACATAGCATACCACAAAGATTTTCTAAACCACAAAACAGGAAAACACCATCCCGAAAACCCAGAAAGACTCAAAACAATCCTAAAAACCCTTCAAAAAAACAATATTTGGAGCGAAGTAAACAAAATAAACCCACCAAAAATCGATTTAAAAACACTAGAAAACGTCCACACAAAAAACCACATAAAAAACATACAAAAAACAACAAAAAACGGAGGTGGACAACTCGACCCAGACACCACAATCACCCCTGATTCATACCAAACCGCCTTAAGAGCCTGCGGAGCACTAAAAAAACTAGTGGAAAACGCAGTAACCCAAAAAAACGATGGTATAGCACTAAATAGACCACCCGGACACCACGCCCTACCAAACAAATCAATGGGATTCTGCATATTCAACAACATAGCCGTAGCAGCAAAACATGCAACAAAAAAACTAGACAAAATCCTAATATTCGATTGGGACGTACACCACGGAAACGGAACACAAAAAATATTCTACCAAAACAAAAACCCACTCTACATCTCAATACACCAAACACCATTATTCCCAAACACCGGCAAAACAAAAGAAACAGGCCAAGGAAAAGGAAAAGGATACAACATAAACATACCGCTCCCAAAAGGAATGACAGACACAGACTACAACTACATAATGGAAAAAACAATCATACCAAAAATCAAACAATACAAACCCAAACTCATACTAATCTCAGCCGGATACGACGCACACAAAAACGACCCACTCGCAAACATGAACCTAACCTCCAACGCATACTACCAAATGACAAAAAAACTAAAAACAACCCAAACACCAATAGTACTAACACTAGAAGGAGGATACCAAAAAACAGCCCTTGCAAACTCAACACACCAAACAATAAACGCCCTACTTGACAAAAAACCCATAAAAAAACCAAACAAAAACAACCAAAAAATATCAAAAACAACAAAAGAAAAAACCAAACAAATAAACAAAATATACAAAATCTAA
- a CDS encoding FprA family A-type flavoprotein codes for MTVKKITDRISWVGAIDWDRRLFDELIPLPDGTTYNSYLVKGNEETALIDTVDPTKKETLFNNLMNAGVEKLDYVVVNHGEQDHSGTLPSLLEKYPECRIVTNSKAEDILTEHLELDEARFKIIGDKDQIDLGGTTLEFGLIPWVHWPDTQYTLAIEEKTLFTCDFLGHHYATEQLFNNDKCHYENSAKRYFAEIMMPFKSRARKNLQKIKEIEHDVDVIAPSHGPLHNQPEQIIGYYEKWTSDKLENKVIIPYVSMHGSTEIMVQHLTNALTERDIEVKPMHITNTDIGDIAKELVDTATIIIGSPTVLGGAHPKALYIAYLANALKAKANYASIIGSYGWGSKIVDQIADTVSSLNLELIEPKIIKGKPTKKDLKLIEEMAEKIKEKHKNDPKIN; via the coding sequence ATGACGGTTAAAAAAATAACTGATAGAATAAGTTGGGTTGGAGCAATCGATTGGGACAGACGTCTATTTGATGAATTGATACCACTACCAGATGGAACAACCTACAACTCATATCTAGTGAAAGGAAACGAAGAAACTGCTTTGATAGACACAGTAGATCCAACTAAAAAAGAAACACTGTTCAACAACCTAATGAATGCAGGTGTAGAAAAACTTGATTACGTTGTTGTAAACCATGGTGAACAAGACCACTCAGGAACATTACCATCATTACTTGAAAAATATCCAGAATGTCGTATAGTAACAAACAGTAAAGCTGAGGACATATTGACCGAGCATCTTGAACTCGATGAAGCTCGATTCAAAATCATTGGAGACAAAGACCAAATCGATTTAGGTGGAACCACTCTCGAGTTCGGTTTAATTCCATGGGTACATTGGCCCGACACACAATACACACTTGCAATAGAAGAAAAAACACTCTTTACATGCGATTTCTTAGGACATCACTACGCTACCGAACAACTTTTCAATAACGATAAATGCCATTATGAAAACTCAGCTAAACGATATTTTGCAGAAATAATGATGCCGTTCAAATCAAGAGCCCGTAAAAACCTACAAAAAATCAAAGAAATCGAGCATGACGTCGATGTGATAGCACCAAGCCATGGACCCCTACACAACCAACCAGAACAAATCATAGGTTATTACGAAAAATGGACCTCTGATAAACTAGAAAACAAAGTTATAATCCCTTACGTATCGATGCATGGTAGCACTGAAATAATGGTTCAACACCTAACTAACGCATTAACTGAAAGAGACATCGAAGTAAAACCAATGCACATAACAAATACAGACATCGGAGACATAGCAAAAGAGCTTGTTGACACTGCAACAATAATAATAGGTTCCCCAACAGTATTAGGCGGAGCTCACCCAAAAGCACTGTATATAGCATACCTAGCAAACGCACTTAAAGCGAAAGCAAACTACGCATCAATAATTGGTTCATACGGCTGGGGAAGCAAGATAGTCGACCAAATAGCTGACACAGTAAGCAGTTTAAACCTCGAACTAATAGAACCAAAAATAATCAAAGGAAAACCAACCAAAAAAGACCTTAAATTGATCGAAGAAATGGCGGAAAAAATCAAAGAAAAACACAAAAACGACCCCAAAATAAACTAA
- the rd gene encoding rubredoxin: protein MNGNDLAKYICTVCEYVYDPEEGDPEGGVEPGTPFEKLPEDWVCPDCGVGKDMFEKME from the coding sequence ATGAATGGAAATGATTTAGCTAAATATATCTGCACAGTATGCGAATATGTATACGATCCTGAAGAAGGTGATCCTGAAGGTGGTGTTGAACCAGGAACTCCTTTTGAAAAACTTCCTGAAGACTGGGTCTGCCCTGATTGTGGTGTTGGTAAAGACATGTTTGAAAAAATGGAATAA
- a CDS encoding NAD(P)/FAD-dependent oxidoreductase translates to MEFDVGIIGGGPAGLSSAEILSNSGLSVCLIDKGKAPLERIESNDILFGIGGAGGLSDGKLNLTPDIGMEIENLNIDRDEASDLISYVDSVWIRNGVDKEYYGEGDKERKKKVREMKRKAASKGVELVYGPQKHIGSDKVPTVMDNMMRELQSRGVKFYINTEVNEIEKKESTGEFVLTTDDMEIKCNQLIAAPGRSGANWFRTQAQKLGIEVTYGPIDVGVRVELPKEVYDPMTDVIYDPKFRWRSKGYDDLVRTFCTNPEGYVATEYYEDMLLVNGHAKKDSKTNLTNFALLVRIHLTEPVEDTKAYGRKIAELANKIGGDKPVAQRLKDLRDWRRTDQGRIDNLPYKPTLKEFTPGDISLALPQRIVMNIIHGLETLGELVPGVNQDHTLLYCPEIKFYDSVYPTENYLETNLEKLRVAGDGAGKSRGIVGGAVSGAIAAVGVLKEEGKEQYIPPELKEL, encoded by the coding sequence ATGGAATTTGATGTAGGAATAATTGGTGGCGGACCTGCTGGACTTTCTTCAGCAGAGATACTATCGAACTCAGGACTTTCGGTATGCTTGATAGACAAAGGTAAAGCACCTTTAGAGAGAATAGAGTCAAATGATATTTTATTCGGTATAGGTGGTGCTGGAGGGCTTTCAGATGGAAAGCTTAATCTAACACCCGATATCGGAATGGAAATTGAAAACCTAAATATTGATCGAGATGAGGCTTCGGACCTAATCAGTTATGTTGACAGTGTCTGGATTAGAAACGGTGTTGACAAGGAATACTACGGAGAAGGCGATAAAGAAAGAAAAAAGAAAGTAAGAGAAATGAAGAGAAAAGCCGCTTCTAAAGGCGTAGAGCTTGTTTACGGACCACAAAAACACATAGGTTCCGATAAAGTTCCTACAGTAATGGACAACATGATGCGGGAGCTTCAAAGCCGTGGCGTTAAATTCTATATAAACACAGAAGTTAACGAAATAGAGAAAAAAGAAAGCACCGGAGAATTTGTTTTAACCACAGATGACATGGAGATTAAATGCAACCAACTTATAGCTGCACCTGGAAGAAGTGGAGCAAACTGGTTTAGAACACAAGCCCAAAAACTCGGTATTGAAGTTACATACGGCCCTATAGACGTTGGTGTTAGAGTCGAACTACCAAAAGAAGTTTATGACCCAATGACCGACGTGATTTACGATCCAAAATTCAGGTGGAGAAGCAAAGGATACGATGACTTGGTTAGAACATTCTGCACAAACCCAGAAGGATACGTAGCTACTGAATACTATGAAGACATGCTTTTGGTGAACGGACACGCTAAAAAAGACTCAAAAACAAACCTAACAAACTTCGCATTGCTTGTAAGAATTCATTTAACCGAACCCGTTGAAGATACAAAAGCGTATGGAAGAAAGATCGCTGAACTAGCAAACAAAATAGGTGGAGACAAACCAGTAGCTCAAAGGCTAAAAGACCTAAGGGACTGGAGAAGAACCGATCAAGGAAGAATAGACAACCTACCATACAAACCAACATTAAAAGAATTCACACCAGGCGACATCTCCCTAGCATTACCACAAAGAATAGTAATGAACATAATACACGGCCTGGAAACACTGGGAGAGCTTGTACCAGGTGTAAACCAAGACCACACGTTACTATACTGTCCAGAAATCAAGTTCTATGACTCAGTATATCCAACCGAAAACTACCTAGAAACAAACCTTGAAAAACTAAGAGTCGCTGGAGACGGTGCAGGAAAATCAAGAGGAATTGTTGGTGGAGCGGTGTCTGGAGCTATAGCTGCAGTAGGCGTGCTAAAAGAAGAAGGAAAAGAACAATACATCCCTCCAGAACTAAAGGAATTATAA
- the scpB gene encoding SMC-Scp complex subunit ScpB, translated as MDKQKIVEAALFTAGNPLNAKEISKTTGIPTKKVKKHLKNLTQKYKERDTAIEIKSVNKKYVMQINPKYSEEVMNLAPIEISTPVLRTLSVIAFQQPVSQSEIVDIRGNKAYNHIKELTEMGFVNAKPYGRTKLLQTTNGFSEYFGIEGKTPEEVRNALTEKFDPVTLEDFLD; from the coding sequence ATGGACAAACAAAAAATAGTAGAAGCAGCCCTATTCACAGCAGGAAACCCACTAAACGCAAAAGAAATCTCAAAAACAACAGGAATCCCCACCAAAAAAGTAAAAAAACACCTAAAAAACCTAACCCAAAAATACAAAGAAAGAGACACAGCAATAGAAATCAAATCAGTAAACAAAAAATACGTAATGCAAATAAACCCAAAATACAGCGAAGAAGTAATGAACCTCGCCCCAATCGAAATATCAACACCAGTACTAAGAACACTCTCAGTAATAGCATTCCAACAACCAGTAAGCCAATCAGAAATAGTAGACATACGAGGAAACAAAGCCTACAACCACATAAAAGAACTAACAGAAATGGGATTCGTCAACGCAAAACCATACGGCCGAACAAAACTACTACAAACAACAAACGGATTCTCAGAATACTTCGGAATAGAAGGAAAAACACCAGAAGAAGTGAGAAACGCACTAACAGAAAAATTCGACCCAGTAACACTCGAAGACTTCCTAGATTAA
- a CDS encoding segregation/condensation protein A: MATKEDNTAIPHQIENRLHQRLDENWKESQPIEMLLEMIDEGEIDPWDLDVIKVADKFLTKVEKMERENLKISGNTLLFSSILLRKKSEMLVNDEEEHEEEVMYDDQDWTPCFYDLEYQELPELELPARRESSRSATLIDLIDEFENAMETKQKRKKRRKQQTQENKKTQEKVRNLAHEEDIEQDIKNVHKLLKTKFKNEKKEKIKFKEILNNQNPKEIISKYIPLLFLATRKKIWIKQTEINKDIEIKLRNPNKTNDKTGE, from the coding sequence ATGGCAACTAAAGAAGATAACACTGCAATCCCACACCAAATCGAAAACAGACTACACCAAAGACTCGATGAAAACTGGAAAGAAAGCCAGCCAATAGAAATGCTATTAGAAATGATCGATGAAGGCGAAATCGACCCATGGGACCTCGACGTCATAAAAGTCGCAGACAAATTCCTAACCAAAGTAGAAAAAATGGAACGAGAAAACCTAAAAATCTCCGGAAACACACTACTATTCTCCTCCATACTTCTAAGAAAAAAAAGCGAGATGCTAGTAAACGACGAAGAAGAACACGAAGAAGAAGTAATGTACGACGACCAAGACTGGACCCCCTGTTTCTATGACCTTGAATACCAAGAACTCCCAGAACTAGAACTACCAGCAAGAAGAGAATCAAGTAGATCAGCAACCCTAATAGACCTCATAGACGAATTCGAAAACGCAATGGAAACAAAACAAAAAAGAAAAAAACGAAGAAAACAACAAACCCAAGAAAACAAAAAAACCCAAGAAAAAGTACGAAACCTCGCACACGAAGAAGACATAGAACAAGACATAAAAAACGTCCACAAACTACTAAAAACCAAATTCAAAAACGAAAAAAAAGAAAAAATAAAATTCAAAGAAATACTAAACAACCAAAACCCAAAAGAAATCATATCAAAATACATACCCCTCCTCTTTCTAGCCACAAGAAAAAAAATATGGATAAAACAAACAGAAATCAACAAAGACATCGAAATAAAACTACGCAACCCCAACAAAACAAACGACAAAACAGGAGAATAA